A region of Candidatus Neomarinimicrobiota bacterium DNA encodes the following proteins:
- the polA gene encoding DNA polymerase I: protein MNKERLFIVDGSALAYRCHFAMMKNRLTTSKGMPTGATYAFLNSLLKIIYEEKPDYIGIVFDAPEKTFRHELFEEYKATREAMPDELVAQLPKMFELVEALEIPVIIKPGYEADDVIGTIAKKAASQGITVYMVTGDKDLMQFIDENILMYKPGVGQKETEIIDVEGVKKKWNVLPEKIPDLLALAGDTIDNIPGVKGIGPVKASSLINEFGNIEELYKNIEKIDNEKLKNLLISGRDDAFKSKQLTKIKIDIPLEIDVKDLKHKQINEGKFIKLLEELEFYSILKSFKKPSEEIREKKDYKAVMNLEDLKELTERMKTAELISVDLETTSLKPLEAEIVGIAISIEPNKGYYIPIRYKGKKENLFNGNDLLVVIKELKSVLEDERIKKCGHNLKYDMLVLKRAGIELKRIDIDTMIAAWILQPDAHSYKIDNLSQQYLHYTMQPIEELIGRGKKNQITMDKVELDKLVFYSVEDADISLQLAPIFKKQMKENNTWDVYERIELPMIYVLVEMEKNGVYVDIDFLNEMSNEISKKIDSLAFRIYDIAGIEFNINSPKQLSEILFNRLGLPKVRGNSTDVKVLEKLKSQHPLPELILDYRGLVKLKTTYLDALKQYVNNETGRIHSSFNQTGTSTGRLSSSDPNFQNIPIKTDLGKEIRKAFRPQYDGWKMLSADYSQIELRIMAHLSEDKELMSSFEKGVDIHTRTAALVFGIGEKNVLPEMRRVAKIVNFGIMYGAGPFRMSEELNIPQDEAKKLIDQYFKTYPGINKYIVKTLEEAEKNLYVKTLSGRIRYVHDIKSDNYHIREAAKRVAINTPIQGTAADIIKIAMINISNRFKKEGLRAKMILQIHDELLFEVPDNELEKVKEIVKFEMENAIELKVPIKVDIGVGNSWYEAH, encoded by the coding sequence GTGAATAAAGAGAGATTATTTATTGTAGACGGTTCGGCACTCGCTTATAGATGTCATTTTGCGATGATGAAGAATAGATTGACTACATCTAAAGGAATGCCAACTGGGGCTACATATGCATTTTTGAATTCCCTATTGAAAATTATTTATGAAGAAAAGCCCGATTATATAGGGATTGTGTTTGATGCTCCAGAGAAAACATTCAGGCACGAGCTTTTTGAAGAATATAAAGCTACAAGAGAGGCTATGCCGGATGAATTGGTAGCCCAACTACCAAAAATGTTTGAACTTGTAGAAGCACTTGAGATTCCCGTAATAATAAAGCCGGGGTATGAAGCAGATGATGTCATCGGTACAATTGCAAAAAAAGCAGCATCCCAGGGGATTACCGTATATATGGTTACAGGTGACAAAGATCTGATGCAGTTTATTGATGAAAATATATTGATGTATAAACCTGGAGTTGGTCAAAAGGAGACAGAAATAATAGATGTTGAAGGTGTTAAAAAGAAATGGAATGTACTTCCGGAGAAAATCCCTGATCTGCTTGCTCTGGCAGGAGATACAATTGATAATATACCAGGGGTAAAGGGAATTGGACCTGTCAAGGCATCTTCATTAATAAATGAGTTTGGGAATATTGAAGAACTTTATAAAAATATTGAAAAAATTGATAATGAAAAACTAAAAAATTTATTAATCTCAGGTAGGGATGATGCATTTAAATCCAAACAGTTGACAAAAATAAAAATCGATATCCCTCTGGAAATAGACGTGAAGGATCTGAAGCATAAGCAGATAAATGAGGGAAAATTTATAAAGTTACTTGAGGAACTGGAGTTTTATTCTATCCTGAAGAGTTTTAAAAAGCCAAGCGAGGAAATTCGTGAGAAAAAAGACTATAAAGCTGTTATGAATTTGGAAGATTTAAAAGAGCTTACAGAGAGAATGAAAACTGCTGAGCTGATTTCAGTTGATTTGGAGACTACTTCATTAAAACCACTAGAAGCAGAAATAGTCGGGATTGCAATATCTATTGAACCAAATAAGGGTTATTATATACCGATTAGATATAAAGGTAAGAAAGAAAACCTATTTAATGGCAACGATCTTTTAGTTGTAATCAAAGAATTGAAGTCAGTTTTAGAAGATGAAAGAATAAAAAAATGTGGTCACAATCTCAAATACGACATGTTAGTATTGAAAAGAGCCGGTATTGAACTCAAGAGAATAGATATAGATACTATGATTGCTGCCTGGATTTTACAGCCTGATGCACACAGTTATAAAATTGATAATTTAAGTCAACAGTATCTTCATTATACAATGCAACCTATTGAGGAGTTGATTGGTAGAGGTAAGAAGAATCAGATTACAATGGATAAAGTTGAGCTTGACAAGTTGGTTTTCTATTCTGTTGAAGATGCCGATATCTCATTACAGCTTGCCCCAATTTTTAAAAAGCAAATGAAAGAAAATAACACATGGGATGTATATGAAAGAATAGAGTTGCCGATGATTTATGTGCTTGTGGAAATGGAAAAAAATGGTGTGTATGTTGATATTGATTTTCTGAATGAAATGTCAAATGAAATATCAAAGAAAATCGATTCCCTCGCTTTTCGGATATATGATATTGCAGGAATTGAATTCAACATAAATTCCCCGAAGCAGCTATCGGAGATTTTATTTAATAGGCTTGGGCTACCAAAGGTAAGAGGGAACTCTACTGATGTAAAGGTACTAGAGAAGTTAAAATCACAGCATCCTTTGCCGGAATTGATTCTCGATTATAGAGGGCTTGTGAAGCTGAAAACCACCTATCTTGATGCTTTGAAACAGTATGTTAATAACGAGACAGGAAGAATACATTCTTCATTTAATCAAACAGGGACATCTACTGGAAGATTGTCCAGTAGTGATCCCAATTTCCAGAACATACCTATCAAAACAGATTTAGGCAAAGAGATTAGGAAAGCCTTTAGACCTCAATATGATGGTTGGAAGATGTTATCAGCCGATTATTCTCAAATTGAATTGAGAATAATGGCACATCTCTCGGAAGATAAAGAGTTGATGAGTTCTTTTGAAAAAGGAGTGGATATTCATACCAGAACTGCAGCTCTTGTTTTTGGTATTGGTGAAAAGAATGTATTGCCTGAAATGAGGAGGGTAGCAAAGATTGTCAATTTCGGGATAATGTATGGTGCTGGGCCATTTCGTATGTCCGAGGAATTAAATATACCACAGGACGAGGCAAAGAAGCTTATAGATCAGTATTTTAAAACCTATCCTGGAATTAATAAGTACATTGTTAAAACTTTAGAAGAGGCTGAAAAAAATCTGTATGTAAAAACTTTATCAGGAAGAATAAGATATGTACATGATATTAAAAGCGATAATTATCATATAAGAGAAGCTGCGAAAAGAGTTGCCATCAATACTCCGATCCAGGGCACCGCTGCTGATATTATTAAAATAGCGATGATAAATATTTCCAATAGATTTAAGAAAGAAGGGCTAAGGGCAAAAATGATATTACAGATTCACGATGAATTACTTTTTGAGGTCCCCGATAATGAATTAGAAAAAGTAAAAGAAATTGTTAAATTTGAGATGGAAAACGCTATTGAACTAAAAGTACCAATAAAGGTTGATATAGGTGTTGGAAATTCATGGTATGAGGCACACTAA
- a CDS encoding SPOR domain-containing protein has protein sequence MHKVVFLFAFTIFISTANILPQEYNRLECRKKYIIAKNEIDGDRAIEIYKEILQGCKDTEYYDEALMKIIEYYYSKGIYKKALNYTWQMVNECPNSPLLEICIFFLLGCYNSLDLKDSVDYYLVYFSRKYPEFDIGFDDYKIVSIYSLEEWRAVNESETTNNNVKLENDTGKGFYYIQVGAFANINNAFSLRDRLAAKGYHPLIQKKEVKGRRYYVVKFGSFNTKGEAKEFGRQLKRATGVDYIIVDY, from the coding sequence ATGCATAAAGTTGTATTTCTGTTTGCATTTACAATTTTTATTTCTACGGCAAATATCCTGCCTCAGGAATATAATCGACTTGAATGCAGAAAGAAATACATTATAGCCAAGAATGAGATCGATGGTGATAGGGCTATTGAAATTTATAAAGAAATTCTCCAAGGATGTAAAGATACCGAGTATTATGATGAAGCTCTTATGAAGATTATCGAATATTACTACTCAAAGGGTATTTATAAAAAAGCCCTTAATTATACATGGCAAATGGTTAATGAATGTCCTAACTCACCGCTTCTGGAAATATGTATATTTTTTTTGCTTGGATGTTATAACTCTCTGGATTTAAAGGATTCCGTGGATTATTATCTTGTCTATTTTTCCAGAAAATATCCTGAATTTGACATTGGATTTGATGATTATAAAATCGTTTCAATCTATAGCCTGGAGGAATGGAGGGCTGTGAATGAAAGTGAAACCACAAATAACAATGTAAAGCTGGAGAATGATACAGGAAAGGGTTTTTATTATATCCAGGTTGGTGCTTTTGCGAACATTAATAATGCCTTTTCGCTGAGAGATAGATTGGCTGCGAAAGGTTATCATCCCTTAATTCAGAAGAAGGAAGTAAAAGGGAGAAGATATTACGTGGTGAAATTTGGGAGTTTTAATACGAAGGGAGAGGCTAAGGAATTTGGAAGGCAATTAAAGAGGGCTACAGGCGTTGATTACATTATTGTTGACTATTGA
- a CDS encoding tetratricopeptide repeat protein, whose protein sequence is MSFLEIVLIILIAILALMLSMLVSRRRKVKVNKVDKYYAEGLNDIINENYKEAIKKLRFVVERDTDNIDAYIKLGLAYRVTGDPKGAVKVHMNLLYREEMSKEQKIEIIRNLVEDFVSLGNNAKAIEWCEKILEIDNKNKWAIDKLWNLYPASGAWNKAIELLKMFPGKDREKIKRRASIYKTAEGIEHFNKKEYHEARLVFKKAIKYDERCEAPYYYIAESYYNEGRVQDAIIWWEKYFDIAPEKSFVVFNKLEKLLFELGNFDRVGDLYEKLHDKLPNDIRIVTNLALFYEKKGKLDEAIDIIDNLNKSEVNNILVDLMKAKLLLAKNDVRNAQKALDIIIEKLSKVFRLRCSKCGNESEDVYWICPVCNQIDTYINA, encoded by the coding sequence ATGTCCTTTCTTGAAATAGTTTTAATAATATTAATAGCTATATTAGCTCTTATGTTGTCTATGTTAGTTAGTAGAAGAAGGAAGGTAAAGGTTAATAAGGTTGATAAATATTATGCTGAGGGACTCAATGATATCATAAATGAGAATTATAAGGAAGCGATTAAGAAACTTCGTTTTGTGGTGGAAAGAGATACTGATAATATTGATGCATATATAAAGTTGGGGTTGGCTTACAGGGTTACAGGTGATCCAAAAGGTGCTGTAAAGGTACATATGAATCTTCTTTATAGAGAAGAAATGAGTAAAGAACAGAAAATTGAAATAATAAGAAATCTCGTTGAGGATTTTGTCTCACTGGGTAATAATGCAAAAGCGATTGAATGGTGTGAGAAGATTTTAGAAATAGACAATAAGAATAAGTGGGCAATTGATAAGCTATGGAATCTATATCCCGCTTCTGGGGCATGGAACAAAGCGATCGAACTATTGAAAATGTTTCCGGGGAAAGACAGGGAGAAAATAAAAAGGCGTGCATCGATTTATAAAACTGCTGAAGGGATCGAACATTTTAATAAAAAAGAATACCATGAAGCACGTTTGGTTTTCAAAAAAGCTATAAAATATGACGAAAGGTGCGAGGCTCCTTATTATTACATAGCAGAATCCTATTATAATGAGGGAAGAGTTCAGGATGCTATTATCTGGTGGGAAAAGTATTTCGATATAGCGCCCGAAAAATCGTTTGTGGTTTTTAATAAACTGGAAAAATTGCTATTTGAGTTAGGTAATTTTGATAGGGTTGGTGATTTATATGAGAAATTGCATGATAAATTACCGAACGATATAAGAATTGTGACTAACTTGGCTCTCTTTTATGAGAAGAAAGGTAAACTGGATGAAGCTATTGATATTATAGATAATCTAAATAAATCCGAGGTAAATAATATTTTGGTAGATCTGATGAAAGCGAAGCTGTTACTTGCTAAGAATGATGTAAGAAATGCACAAAAGGCTCTGGATATTATAATTGAAAAACTAAGCAAAGTTTTTAGATTAAGATGTTCTAAATGTGGTAATGAGTCCGAAGATGTTTATTGGATTTGTCCTGTATGTAACCAAATAGATACATACATTAATGCATAA
- a CDS encoding LapA family protein has product MKILKLIIYIIVIFLILIFVIQNLGQPISIVFFSKSHPLKSEMIIVLLITFIIGIMLGLAFSTLSIIALKARIKTLTAENKKLKVELDRYRNKEINQVVETDGINEE; this is encoded by the coding sequence ATGAAAATTTTAAAATTAATTATTTATATCATAGTTATTTTTTTAATATTGATTTTCGTGATTCAGAATCTGGGTCAACCTATTAGCATTGTGTTTTTTAGTAAGTCCCATCCTTTAAAAAGCGAAATGATTATAGTGCTTTTAATTACTTTTATAATTGGAATAATGCTTGGATTAGCCTTTTCTACTTTGAGTATTATTGCTTTAAAAGCACGAATTAAAACTTTAACAGCCGAAAATAAAAAATTAAAGGTTGAACTGGATAGATATCGGAATAAGGAAATTAATCAGGTTGTAGAAACTGATGGTATCAATGAAGAATAA
- the miaB gene encoding tRNA (N6-isopentenyl adenosine(37)-C2)-methylthiotransferase MiaB, translating to MDKRKVYIETYGCQMNEYDTELLYSILHKDGFDKTDSPENADVILINSCSVREGADNRAISRASQLIYLKNRRKGLRIGIVGCVAQRDKGNLLNKYKGIDIIVGPDSYRNLGKLLKNINGEPVIKTSLSKEETYDDILPFRQTAVSAYVSIMRGCDKFCSFCIVPFVRGRERSRNPENIINEIKKSVESGYREVILLGQNVNSYSYDRIRFPELLDMISDIAGVERIRFTSPHPRDVDDELLEVMRIKKNICKHIHLPIQSGSTRILKLMNRDYSKEEFLDLVDKVKSYIPEIAITTDIIVGFPTETEEDFLDTIDVMERVRFDSAFMFKYSPRPGTKASKMADDVPDSIKSRRLNEIIELQKEHTLLRNKEYIGKIETVLIESTGKKGKGELRGRTDSNKIVVIKDAYDCKIGDFIKVKIFDTAGVSLFGSAL from the coding sequence ATGGATAAGAGAAAAGTTTATATTGAAACATATGGTTGTCAGATGAATGAATATGATACGGAATTGCTTTATAGTATTCTACATAAGGATGGTTTTGATAAAACTGATTCACCTGAGAATGCTGATGTCATTCTTATAAATTCATGTTCTGTTAGGGAAGGTGCTGATAATAGAGCTATTTCAAGGGCTAGTCAGCTCATTTACTTGAAAAACAGAAGAAAAGGATTGAGAATTGGAATTGTTGGCTGTGTGGCACAGAGGGATAAAGGAAATTTACTCAATAAATATAAAGGTATTGATATAATTGTAGGTCCTGATTCTTATAGGAATCTGGGGAAATTATTAAAAAATATAAATGGTGAGCCTGTAATCAAAACATCGTTAAGTAAAGAAGAAACATATGATGATATCCTTCCTTTCAGACAGACTGCAGTAAGTGCTTATGTTTCAATAATGCGGGGCTGTGATAAATTTTGCTCCTTCTGTATTGTTCCTTTTGTAAGAGGAAGAGAAAGAAGCAGGAATCCTGAAAATATAATTAATGAGATTAAAAAATCTGTTGAGTCAGGTTATAGAGAGGTAATTTTACTTGGGCAAAATGTCAACTCTTATAGTTATGATAGAATAAGATTTCCCGAATTGCTGGATATGATTTCAGATATTGCGGGGGTTGAAAGAATCAGATTTACCTCTCCACATCCCCGGGATGTTGATGATGAACTTTTAGAAGTGATGAGAATTAAAAAGAATATCTGTAAACATATACATTTGCCGATCCAGTCAGGTTCGACAAGAATATTGAAGTTAATGAATAGAGATTATTCAAAGGAAGAGTTTCTTGATTTGGTAGATAAAGTAAAATCTTATATTCCCGAGATAGCGATTACAACGGATATTATTGTAGGTTTTCCAACAGAAACCGAAGAAGATTTTCTCGACACAATTGATGTAATGGAAAGAGTAAGGTTTGATAGCGCCTTTATGTTTAAGTATTCTCCAAGACCTGGGACAAAGGCATCAAAAATGGCGGATGATGTACCTGACAGTATAAAATCGAGAAGATTAAATGAGATTATAGAGTTACAGAAGGAACATACTCTATTAAGGAATAAGGAATATATAGGTAAAATAGAAACTGTTTTAATTGAGAGTACAGGTAAAAAGGGGAAGGGAGAGTTAAGGGGCAGAACAGATTCGAATAAAATCGTTGTTATTAAAGACGCTTATGATTGTAAAATAGGTGACTTTATAAAAGTTAAAATATTCGATACAGCTGGTGTATCATTATTTGGGAGTGCACTTTAA
- a CDS encoding M23 family metallopeptidase: MGVYFLSEFVYYSRIENIKKNNQKFLETFYTLKGKIDSIEAGLQDLIEKDRALRTYADIPQVDIDIRKLGIGGRRHYKIKELDILFPDTLRISGIVHDIDRIGRLLNLEKASYEEIYKAIQMRSIQIRSTPTLRPLRKGYISDGFGYRKDPFTGKREFHYGVDISAPTGTKVHATADGVVTVTRYSRTYGKVIKIDHGFGYSTIYAHLSKILVKEGDVIKRGQIIGEVGCTGRSTAPHLHYEIRQFGVAKDPLNYFFAAIY; this comes from the coding sequence ATGGGTGTTTACTTTTTATCTGAATTTGTTTATTACTCCCGTATTGAAAATATAAAAAAGAACAATCAAAAGTTCTTAGAAACCTTTTATACTTTAAAGGGTAAGATAGATTCGATTGAAGCAGGCCTTCAAGATTTGATTGAGAAAGATAGAGCTCTAAGAACCTATGCAGATATACCACAGGTGGATATAGATATTCGAAAACTGGGTATTGGTGGTAGAAGACATTATAAAATAAAAGAGCTAGATATTTTATTCCCTGATACTTTAAGGATATCAGGAATAGTCCATGATATTGATAGAATAGGTAGGCTTTTGAATCTGGAAAAGGCAAGCTATGAAGAGATCTATAAAGCAATCCAGATGAGATCAATTCAGATTCGTTCTACGCCTACTCTTAGACCTTTGAGAAAGGGATATATAAGTGACGGATTTGGATACAGGAAAGATCCATTTACTGGAAAGAGAGAATTCCATTATGGTGTTGATATATCCGCGCCTACAGGTACGAAAGTACATGCAACCGCTGATGGCGTTGTAACAGTTACTAGATACAGCAGAACCTATGGGAAAGTTATAAAAATAGATCACGGTTTTGGTTATTCCACAATTTATGCTCATCTTTCAAAAATTCTGGTGAAAGAGGGAGATGTGATAAAAAGAGGGCAGATCATAGGAGAAGTTGGCTGTACTGGGAGAAGTACAGCTCCACACCTGCATTATGAGATAAGACAATTTGGGGTTGCTAAAGATCCATTAAATTACTTTTTTGCAGCTATATATTAA
- a CDS encoding sigma-70 family RNA polymerase sigma factor, which produces MFVSDARLKKSKEIKSQVLKRYFDEIGKEELLSPEEEIELARRVKEGDNDALNRLLKANLRFVVTVAKKYQNQGLTLEDLINEGNIGLIKAARKFDETRGFKFISYAVWWIRQTILQAISEQSRTVRLPLNVIGNINRVSQITSEFEQEFEREPTHEEIENIVKEENIDIDAARQFSEGTVSMETPVGPNKETTIGDFIPSQDGVEPDHSLMEISFKQEVKKALESLEPREAAIIKLYFGIDRETPLTLEEIGERLNLTRERVRQIKERAIRKLRHSSRALILKGYLG; this is translated from the coding sequence ATGTTTGTAAGTGATGCAAGACTAAAAAAGTCAAAAGAGATAAAAAGTCAAGTATTAAAGCGCTATTTTGATGAAATAGGTAAAGAAGAGCTCCTATCTCCTGAGGAGGAAATAGAACTTGCAAGACGAGTCAAAGAAGGGGATAATGATGCATTAAACAGGCTTTTAAAGGCTAATTTGAGGTTTGTGGTAACTGTTGCTAAGAAATATCAGAATCAAGGACTAACTTTAGAGGATTTGATCAATGAGGGTAATATAGGTTTAATAAAAGCGGCAAGGAAATTTGATGAGACGCGTGGGTTTAAATTTATATCTTATGCAGTATGGTGGATCAGGCAAACCATACTTCAGGCTATATCAGAACAATCAAGAACTGTTAGATTACCCCTAAATGTTATAGGTAACATCAATAGAGTTTCCCAGATTACATCGGAGTTTGAGCAGGAGTTTGAAAGAGAACCCACTCATGAGGAGATTGAGAATATAGTGAAAGAAGAGAATATTGATATAGATGCTGCTAGACAATTTAGTGAAGGTACAGTAAGCATGGAAACACCGGTTGGCCCTAATAAAGAAACTACTATTGGAGATTTTATCCCTTCCCAGGATGGGGTAGAACCAGATCACTCATTGATGGAGATTTCGTTCAAACAGGAGGTAAAGAAGGCTTTGGAATCACTTGAACCAAGGGAGGCAGCAATTATAAAGCTATATTTTGGAATTGATCGGGAAACACCCTTGACGTTAGAAGAAATTGGTGAAAGATTGAATCTTACAAGAGAAAGAGTAAGGCAGATAAAGGAGAGGGCAATCAGAAAACTGAGACATTCATCAAGAGCTTTAATATTAAAGGGCTATCTTGGTTAA
- the groL gene encoding chaperonin GroEL (60 kDa chaperone family; promotes refolding of misfolded polypeptides especially under stressful conditions; forms two stacked rings of heptamers to form a barrel-shaped 14mer; ends can be capped by GroES; misfolded proteins enter the barrel where they are refolded when GroES binds) yields the protein MAGKLLIYDAEARSALKAGVDKLADAVKVTLGPRGRNVVIEKKFGSPTITKDGVTVAKEIELEEKGQNIGTQMVKEVASKTSDVAGDGTTTATVLAQAIISEGIKNVTAGADPMDIKRGIDAAVEKVVEGLKEISKEVTNREQIAQVGAISANNDQFIGNIIADAMEKVGKDGVITVEEGKSIETTLEVVEGMQFDRGYISPYFVTNADTMEAVLEDPYILIHDKKISTMKDLLPILEKVAQSGKSLLIIAEDVEGEALATLIVNKLRGTLKVAAVKAPGFGDRRKAMLEDIAILTGGRVISEEAGFKLENATINMLGTAKKITIDKDNTTIVEGGGKTEDIKARIKQIKAQIETTTSDYDREKLQERLAKLSGGVAVIKVGAATEVEMKEKKARVEDALHATKAAVEEGIVPGGGVALIRAQKKLDDLKIDGDKAIGVSIVRKALEEPLRQIAANAGHEPSIVVQKVKEGNDDFGFDAYKEEFTNMYKAGIIDPTKVTRTAIENAASIAGLLLTTECVVYEKQEEEKQGSHMPPGGGMGDMY from the coding sequence ATGGCAGGGAAATTATTAATATATGATGCAGAAGCAAGATCAGCTTTAAAGGCTGGTGTTGATAAATTAGCCGATGCTGTAAAGGTTACCTTGGGTCCGAGAGGACGTAATGTAGTAATTGAGAAAAAGTTTGGTTCACCAACTATCACAAAAGATGGTGTTACTGTTGCAAAGGAAATTGAACTTGAAGAAAAGGGTCAAAATATTGGTACTCAGATGGTAAAAGAGGTAGCCTCTAAGACTTCTGATGTAGCAGGTGACGGAACAACTACAGCTACCGTTCTTGCACAGGCTATAATATCTGAAGGTATTAAAAATGTCACAGCTGGTGCTGATCCAATGGACATTAAAAGGGGTATTGATGCCGCTGTTGAGAAGGTTGTAGAAGGTCTGAAGGAGATCAGTAAGGAGGTTACTAATAGGGAGCAGATTGCACAGGTAGGTGCTATTTCAGCTAACAATGATCAGTTTATTGGTAATATTATTGCTGACGCTATGGAAAAGGTTGGAAAAGATGGTGTGATAACAGTTGAGGAAGGTAAATCTATAGAGACTACTCTTGAAGTCGTAGAGGGAATGCAGTTTGATCGTGGATATATTTCCCCTTATTTTGTGACAAATGCTGATACTATGGAAGCCGTTCTTGAAGATCCATACATATTAATACATGACAAGAAGATCAGTACCATGAAAGATCTACTTCCGATTCTTGAAAAAGTTGCCCAATCAGGTAAAAGCCTACTGATTATTGCTGAAGACGTGGAAGGTGAAGCTCTTGCTACATTGATAGTTAATAAACTACGTGGTACATTAAAGGTTGCTGCTGTAAAGGCACCAGGATTTGGAGATAGAAGGAAAGCAATGCTTGAAGATATAGCAATATTGACAGGTGGTAGGGTAATCTCAGAAGAAGCTGGTTTCAAACTTGAGAATGCAACTATTAATATGCTTGGTACTGCTAAGAAAATAACGATAGATAAAGATAATACAACTATCGTGGAAGGTGGTGGTAAAACTGAGGATATAAAAGCTAGGATTAAACAGATTAAAGCTCAAATTGAAACCACAACTTCTGATTATGATAGAGAGAAACTACAGGAAAGGCTTGCCAAGCTGTCAGGTGGTGTTGCCGTTATTAAGGTAGGTGCTGCTACTGAAGTTGAAATGAAGGAGAAGAAGGCGCGTGTGGAGGACGCACTACATGCTACAAAAGCAGCTGTTGAGGAAGGTATAGTTCCTGGTGGTGGAGTAGCGTTAATTAGAGCGCAGAAAAAATTGGATGATCTTAAGATAGATGGTGATAAAGCCATTGGAGTAAGTATCGTTAGAAAAGCTCTAGAGGAACCATTAAGACAGATTGCAGCAAATGCAGGACATGAGCCCTCAATAGTCGTGCAAAAGGTAAAAGAAGGAAATGATGATTTCGGATTTGATGCTTATAAAGAAGAATTCACAAATATGTATAAAGCTGGTATAATTGATCCAACTAAGGTTACAAGAACAGCTATTGAAAATGCCGCTTCCATCGCTGGATTACTTCTTACAACTGAATGTGTGGTTTACGAAAAGCAAGAAGAGGAAAAACAAGGATCACATATGCCTCCTGGTGGTGGTATGGGCGATATGTATTAA
- the groES gene encoding co-chaperone GroES, with the protein MKIKPLSDRVVIKPSEPEEKTSGGIILPDTAKERPQEGKVIAVGPGKITENGTKIPMEIKVGDTVLYGKYSGTEILIDGEEHLIMRETDILAIIS; encoded by the coding sequence ATGAAAATCAAACCGTTATCAGACAGGGTAGTAATAAAACCATCGGAGCCCGAGGAAAAGACTTCGGGTGGAATTATTCTACCAGACACCGCAAAAGAAAGACCCCAGGAGGGGAAAGTTATTGCAGTAGGACCTGGTAAGATAACAGAAAACGGAACTAAAATACCGATGGAAATTAAGGTTGGTGATACTGTATTATATGGTAAATATTCTGGTACGGAAATTTTAATCGATGGTGAAGAACATCTTATAATGAGAGAAACTGATATTCTGGCAATAATATCTTAA